The DNA window CCTTATTGTTCCTGTAATTAAAAATGCAGATCAACTTTCTCTTTCTGGTTTGGCAAAAGCGATCAATGATTTAGCTTTCAGAGCAAGAAATAAGAAATTAAGACCGGAAGACACTCAGGGAGCTACTTATACAATATCTAATGTAGGAAGCTTTGGAAATTTAATGGGAACTCCTATTATTCCTCAGCCTCAGGTTGCTATTTTAGCAATTGGAGCAATTGTTAAAAAACCTGCAGTATTAGAAACTAAAGATGGTGATGTGATTGCTATTCGTCAGTTAATGTTCATGTCTCACTCTTATGACCACAGAGTGGTAGACGGTTCTTTAGGTGGAATGTTCCTGAAACATGTTCATGACTACCTTCAAAACTGGGATCTGAATACAGAAGTATAAGTAATAGGCAATAATTCATATTGCTTATTATAAAATATTAACCTTCGATTTATCGGAGGTTTTTTTACGTGTAAAAATCATTATACCCTAATTCTTAGCACCTGCCAACGAAATTACCCAAACGGCAAATACCCCGTAAAGAATCAGAAAAATCAACACAGAGAAGAAAAAAACAAGAAGTAATATCCTGGTTATCCCAGCCTTTGAAAAAATGACACCCAAAAGAATAACAAACAGATTGAGTAAGACGAGATAGTGATAAGTATCAAAAAACTCATTAGTCAAAAATCCATTGATTATTAAAAATAAGATATGAGAAATAACAAAAAATATGCAAACCAAGATTGCTAATGCATTTGGATTTTTCTTAAAAACTTCAAACATATCTTTATTTTATTAATTTCAGAACTAATATAATCATTTAAAAGATTTATGGACCTATTCTTCTACTTATTGGAAGTTAAACGAATTAGTATTACATTTAAAACAAACTTTAAATGATGAAATTAGATTATAAAAACAAATGCTTTTCTTTGCCAGTATCGAGGTTAAAAAATTACTGGCATTCCTCTTCTCAAATCAACGTACCCTCTTTAAACATTACCAATTAGTCTTATGCGTTCCATTCTTACCATCGTCCGCAGAGGTCTCAAGAAGTCTTTTGACAATATCCGAAACGAACAATTGAAGTACAACCTGCTTCAGGCTATTCCATTTTGGGTTGGCTCAGTGATCACAGGATTTTTTGCCGTGATGTACGCTAAAATATTTGCATGGGGTGAAGGACTTTTAAATATAATTTTTAATTGGCATTCATGGATGATCTTCATTATTGCTCCAATCTGTTTTGTCTTGTCATGGTGGCTTGTTAAAGAATTTGCGCCCAATGCTAAAGGAAGTGGAATTCCACAGGTAATGGCGGCTGTAGAATTAGCCAATCCAAAGGAACACACAAAAATAAGAAGTCTGCTTAGTCTTAAAATTATCTTTTTTAAAATTATTTCCTCAGTTATATTAGTAATTGGCGGTGGTGCAGTTGGACGTGAAGGACCTACTATTCAAATTGCAGGTTCTATCTTTAGGAAAGTCAATGAATATCTTCCTGAATGGTGGCCGAAAATATCCAAAAAGAATATGATAATGACTGGCGCAGCAGCCGGACTCGCAGCCGCTTTTAACACTCCTCTTGGCGGAATTGTATTTGCTGTGGAAGAATTATCAAAGACCCACATCAACTACTTTAAAACAGCTCTTTTTACTGCTGTGATCATTGCTGGCCTAACCGCTCAAACCTTAGCCGGTTCCTATTTATACCTGGGTTATCCTAAAACACATGATGTTTCTCTTATGGTTATGTTTCCCATTGTTCTTGTAGCAGGTGTATCAGGTATTTTGGCAAGCCAGCTTTCTGTTATGATGCTCAAAATGAATGACTGGAAAAAGAAAAACCTTAAAACAGATGGAGCAAACGTATTTTTTCTTGTAGCTTGTGCACTTATCATCGCATCCATTGCCTATTTCATTAACCGAGAGATTTTAGGTTCTGGGAAAGAGATCATGGAACGGGTTCTTTTCACCAAAAATAAACATGAAGACTGGTATGTTCCCATCTTAAGAATGCTGGGGCCTGCTCTATCATTTACTTCTGGTGGTGCCGGTGGGATTTTCGCTCCTGCCCTTTCAGCTGGTGCAAGTATTGGCTCGGTCATTTCCGGAGTCATCCATCTCACCCAAAATGAAACAAACGTCGTTATCCTAGCTGGAATGGTCGCTTTTCTTACCGGAATTACAAGGGCTCCCTTTACCTCGGCCATTATTGTTCTTGAAATGACCGACAGGCACTCATTGATTTTTCATTTAATGCTGGCAGGAATGGTTTCCTCTATTCTTTCTATTTTAGTTAGCCGTCACTCGTTATACGATGTATTAAAAGTAAATTTCTTAACTGAAATAAGAAATAAGAAGGAATAAGAAGAAGGCTTAAGGAATATAATTGATAATTGATAATTCATAACTTTTAATTATTAATTCAGTTCTAACAAATATTCACGATCTATTGCATACTTAAAATACTTTCACTAATTTTGCACCTCGAAATAATTAACAAATTCATTTAACATTATGAACAATTACGAAACTGTTTTCATTTTAACTCCCGTTCTATCTGACGCACAGGTGGAGGAAGCAGTAAAAAAATTTGAAACTCTTTTAAAAGAGAAAAACTGCGAAATCGTTGCTAAAGAGAACTGGGGATTAAAAAAATTAGCTTATCCGATTCAATTAAAAAAGAACGGATTCTACACTTTAATCGAGTTTAAAGGAGAAGGTACTATCGTTGCTGATTTAGAATTAGCTTTCAAACGTGACGAAAGAGTAATCCGTTACCTTACTACGAAGCTTGACAAGCATGCTATTGACTATGCTGTAACAAGAAGAACTAAAGTAAAAGTAGCTAAAGCTTAATTATTAACCCATTATTAAAAAAGACAAGACATGGCAATAGATGAAATGGCTAAACAAGCCTCAGCTGGAGGAGAATCAGAAGTAAAATTCCTTACTCCACTTGATATCAATACAAAATCTGAAAAGAAATATTGTAGATTCAAAAAATTTGGAATTAAGCATGTAGATTATAAAGATGCTGATTTCTTATTACAGTTCGTAAACGAACAAGGTAAAATTTTACCAAGAAGATACACTGGAACTTCTTTAAAATACCAAAGAAAAGTTTCTGCTGCTATCAAAAGAGCAAGACATTTGGCTTTAATGCCTTACGTAGCTGACTTATTAAAATAAGACAACAAAAAAATAAATAAGAGAAGAAGGTTCGCCTTCTTCTTTTGTTGCTGAATTAATTTATAAATTCTAACGAAGGAAAGAGAAACCCGGAATATAAACCCCGGAACTCGGAACTCTAAAACGGACAACAACAATGGAAATTATCTTAAAAAAAGACGTAGAAAACTTAGGACTTGAGTTTGATACAGTAAATGTAAAACCAGGTTATGCTAGAAACTTTTTACTTCCTCAAGGAATTGCTCTTTTAGCTACACCAAAAAATAAAGCGACTTTAGAAGCTACTTTAGAAGCTAGAAAAGAAGAAGAAGCTAAATTAGTTGCTGCTGCTAACGCTGTAGTAGATCAATTGAAGAAAACTTCTATCACTATTCCTGCTAAAGTTGGATCTGGTGATAAATTATTCGGATCTATCAACAATGCTGACCTTTCTGCAGCTCTTGCTAAAGCTGGTGTTGAAGTAGAAAAGAAATACATCAAAATCCCTGGAAATACAATCAAGAGAACTGGTAAAGTAACTGCTATCATCAGATTACACAGAAATGTTGAATACAACTTCGAATTTGATGTTGTTTCTGACGCTCCTGTTGTAGCTGCTCCTAAAAAAGTAGAAGCTCCTAAACCTGCAGCTGA is part of the Chryseobacterium paludis genome and encodes:
- a CDS encoding chloride channel protein, giving the protein MRSILTIVRRGLKKSFDNIRNEQLKYNLLQAIPFWVGSVITGFFAVMYAKIFAWGEGLLNIIFNWHSWMIFIIAPICFVLSWWLVKEFAPNAKGSGIPQVMAAVELANPKEHTKIRSLLSLKIIFFKIISSVILVIGGGAVGREGPTIQIAGSIFRKVNEYLPEWWPKISKKNMIMTGAAAGLAAAFNTPLGGIVFAVEELSKTHINYFKTALFTAVIIAGLTAQTLAGSYLYLGYPKTHDVSLMVMFPIVLVAGVSGILASQLSVMMLKMNDWKKKNLKTDGANVFFLVACALIIASIAYFINREILGSGKEIMERVLFTKNKHEDWYVPILRMLGPALSFTSGGAGGIFAPALSAGASIGSVISGVIHLTQNETNVVILAGMVAFLTGITRAPFTSAIIVLEMTDRHSLIFHLMLAGMVSSILSILVSRHSLYDVLKVNFLTEIRNKKE
- the rpsF gene encoding 30S ribosomal protein S6, giving the protein MNNYETVFILTPVLSDAQVEEAVKKFETLLKEKNCEIVAKENWGLKKLAYPIQLKKNGFYTLIEFKGEGTIVADLELAFKRDERVIRYLTTKLDKHAIDYAVTRRTKVKVAKA
- the rpsR gene encoding 30S ribosomal protein S18, coding for MAIDEMAKQASAGGESEVKFLTPLDINTKSEKKYCRFKKFGIKHVDYKDADFLLQFVNEQGKILPRRYTGTSLKYQRKVSAAIKRARHLALMPYVADLLK
- the rplI gene encoding 50S ribosomal protein L9; amino-acid sequence: MEIILKKDVENLGLEFDTVNVKPGYARNFLLPQGIALLATPKNKATLEATLEARKEEEAKLVAAANAVVDQLKKTSITIPAKVGSGDKLFGSINNADLSAALAKAGVEVEKKYIKIPGNTIKRTGKVTAIIRLHRNVEYNFEFDVVSDAPVVAAPKKVEAPKPAAETESEEA